The proteins below are encoded in one region of Deltaproteobacteria bacterium:
- a CDS encoding nuclear transport factor 2 family protein encodes MADFEARLAALEGRVRELQDRNEIQELRFSYHLAVNEKKPEMIPDLFAENGEIDFAHLGKAVGKANVAAFYKQALSELVPFVKQFIHNHIITVNGDSGSGVSYLEAKPIFNGESFLVAARFDDDYVRENGRWKFRKMTLLPYFMVPLKEGWAGPNKIQMVRK; translated from the coding sequence ATGGCAGATTTCGAAGCTCGGCTCGCCGCACTCGAAGGGCGCGTGCGCGAATTGCAGGACCGTAACGAAATTCAGGAACTCCGGTTCAGCTATCATCTGGCGGTCAACGAAAAGAAACCGGAGATGATTCCCGACTTGTTCGCCGAGAACGGCGAGATCGATTTCGCCCACCTCGGCAAAGCCGTCGGCAAGGCCAACGTCGCTGCATTCTACAAGCAGGCGTTGTCGGAACTCGTGCCCTTCGTGAAACAATTCATCCACAACCACATCATCACCGTGAACGGCGACAGCGGCTCCGGCGTGAGCTATCTCGAAGCGAAGCCGATCTTCAACGGCGAGAGCTTCCTGGTTGCCGCACGGTTCGACGACGACTATGTGCGCGAAAACGGACGCTGGAAATTCCGCAAGATGACGCTGCTGCCCTACTTCATGGTGCCGCTGAAAGAAGGCTGGGCAGGGCCGAACAAAATCCAAATGGTGCGGAAGTAG
- a CDS encoding GxxExxY protein, with translation MLIELLRALTQDIYDQLGSGFDEVVYQKAFEVGLRLRGVPYEAQRIVPVFYEGFYIGEGKPDLIVSDGREKIVIELKAVESVGHKEQAQIKNYLRVLNASSGVLINFPQPTKSKAARDGVEFIEVSKEA, from the coding sequence ATGCTCATCGAGTTGCTGAGGGCGCTAACGCAAGACATCTACGATCAATTAGGGAGCGGCTTCGACGAAGTCGTCTATCAGAAAGCCTTTGAAGTCGGGCTGCGCCTGCGTGGCGTACCCTACGAAGCGCAACGTATCGTGCCGGTCTTTTACGAGGGGTTCTACATCGGGGAAGGCAAACCCGACCTCATCGTCAGCGACGGGAGGGAAAAGATCGTCATCGAACTCAAAGCCGTGGAAAGCGTAGGCCACAAAGAGCAGGCACAGATCAAAAACTACCTGCGGGTGCTCAACGCCTCGTCCGGTGTACTCATTAATTTCCCACAGCCAACGAAATCGAAAGCTGCACGAGACGGTGTCGAATTCATCGAAGTGTCAAAGGAGGCATAA
- a CDS encoding VOC family protein: protein MRVLELDHVGLDVSDLDRSERFYTEVLGLEVAQRFGRHQVLLRCGGLMLALFARADLPPRITDRIENPLGKGHHAFKVSPADFQTARQSFAEHRTPTYGPVDWGDHDCLYFLDPDGNLLEIVAYR, encoded by the coding sequence ATGCGTGTACTCGAACTCGACCATGTTGGCCTTGACGTATCCGATCTCGATCGTTCCGAACGGTTCTATACTGAGGTGTTGGGCTTAGAAGTGGCGCAGCGCTTCGGCCGCCATCAGGTGCTGCTGCGCTGCGGTGGGCTGATGCTTGCTCTATTCGCGCGCGCCGACTTGCCGCCACGGATCACGGACCGGATCGAGAATCCGTTGGGAAAAGGACATCATGCCTTCAAAGTTTCCCCAGCGGACTTCCAAACCGCGCGTCAGTCGTTTGCCGAGCATCGCACTCCTACGTATGGACCGGTGGACTGGGGCGATCATGACTGCCTCTATTTCCTGGACCCGGACGGCAACTTGCTGGAGATCGTGGCCTACCGATGA